CCCTCGACGCTCGGTTCGCGTCAATGGCCACTCGGCCACAGCCGGGCCACGCGACCGCCCCCGACACCCTTCGCCAGCCACCCACACTGCGAAATCGCTCCACGGTGCCCGGGTTGGTGGACGTCGACCTCACCGCCGCGCCGGCACACCTGCACCTCATGCCTGGTGGTCCCCTGGTCGACGTCTACGCATACAACGGCATGGTGCCCGGCCCGACGCTCGAAGTGCGCGAGGGAGACAGCGTCGTCGTCCACTTCCACAACCACCTGCCCCAAACCACCACCGTCCACTGGCACGGACTGCATCTTCCCGCGAGCGCAGATGGGAGTCCCCTGTTCCCAGTCCCGCCGGGATCGACCTACGTGTACACCTTCCGAATCCCGGCGGGATACGCGGGAACCTACTGGTACCACCCGCACCCTGAGGCCCGGTCGTCGTACCAGGTGGCAAAGGGGCTCTTCGGCGCAATGATCGTCCGCGCGCGCGACGATCCGCTTGCGGCGCTCGGCATCCCCGACAAAGTGCTCATCCTCTCGGACAATCGTTTCGACGCACACGGTGCGATCTCATTCCCCGACTCCGGATCCATCCAAGCGGAGGTCGACCTCGAGAACGGACGCGAAGGAAACGTGCTCATGGTGAATGGCCAGGTGATGCCCACAATCCAGATCCGTCCGGGTGGTGTGCAACGTTGGCGGATCATCAACGCGTCAGCCTCACGCGTGTATCGGTTGTCGTTGCCGGGAGCGCAGCTCATTCACGTGGGAAGCGATGGCGGCCTGTTCGCGCACCCGGTGCTAATCCACGACGTCGTGGTCGCCAATAGCGGACGTATCGAAGCACTGGTTCGAGGCGGATCGATGCCCGGCGAGCGCACGCCGCTCAATGATCTTCCGTACGACCGGTACATGCCGCAGACACGACCCGCCGACTGGGACAGCACACGGTCACTGCTGTCCCTCGTCGTGAGCCACGCGCCGGCCGCGCCGGCGATTCCCATCCCCACCCTCCTTCGCTACGTGCCTCCGCTGGACACCACGCATGTCGCGATGCGCCGCGTGATCGTGATGTCGCAAGGGATGATCGACGGACGAAAGATGGATGCGAATCGCGTCGACCTGCACGGTCGCCTCGGCACTACGGAGATCTGGGAAATTCAGAACGTCGTCGGCATGGATCATCCCTTCCATCTCCACGGATTCCGATTTCAGGTGCTCGACCGGGACGGTGTGCCGGAGCCGTTTCCGAGCTGGAAGGATCTGGTGAATGTGCCCGGTCACTCCTCGCTGCGGATCGTCGTGCACTTCGACGATTTTCCGGGGAAGTGGATGTACCACTGTCATATCCTCGACCATGAGGACGAAGGGATGATGGGGGTTCTCGAACTCAACTTCTAGGGGGAGGCCGCCAATG
This sequence is a window from Gemmatimonadaceae bacterium. Protein-coding genes within it:
- a CDS encoding multicopper oxidase family protein, whose protein sequence is MRTVDAVLAAAMVLLIPLDARFASMATRPQPGHATAPDTLRQPPTLRNRSTVPGLVDVDLTAAPAHLHLMPGGPLVDVYAYNGMVPGPTLEVREGDSVVVHFHNHLPQTTTVHWHGLHLPASADGSPLFPVPPGSTYVYTFRIPAGYAGTYWYHPHPEARSSYQVAKGLFGAMIVRARDDPLAALGIPDKVLILSDNRFDAHGAISFPDSGSIQAEVDLENGREGNVLMVNGQVMPTIQIRPGGVQRWRIINASASRVYRLSLPGAQLIHVGSDGGLFAHPVLIHDVVVANSGRIEALVRGGSMPGERTPLNDLPYDRYMPQTRPADWDSTRSLLSLVVSHAPAAPAIPIPTLLRYVPPLDTTHVAMRRVIVMSQGMIDGRKMDANRVDLHGRLGTTEIWEIQNVVGMDHPFHLHGFRFQVLDRDGVPEPFPSWKDLVNVPGHSSLRIVVHFDDFPGKWMYHCHILDHEDEGMMGVLELNF